From the genome of Virgibacillus proomii, one region includes:
- a CDS encoding asparaginase, with product MKKIKLIATGGTISAQGKDRLDMKDYQTGVYSGEDLLQKVPEINEIAEVAIVQLANFSSTCMKSSHWLELQAMVNRALNEDSYDGVVVTHGTNTLEETAYFLHLTMNSNKPVVCVGAQRPSTAIGSDAISNLFNAIRVAVDEKSTGKGVLVVSNNDINCAREVAKISTYRLETFQSGELGFLGYIDPDDTIHYYRSPVRKHTVQSIFAKTSAIKLPHVAIVYSYAGVDGDLIRFISNSKKYSGIVIAGTGAGRCSPEESAALKEAVESGMVVVRSRRVHEGRVVPIDSFNEFACVTADNLSPQKSRILLMLALTLTDSLSDIQEIFNEY from the coding sequence ATGAAAAAAATAAAATTAATAGCGACTGGTGGAACAATTTCCGCACAAGGAAAAGATAGGCTTGATATGAAAGACTATCAAACGGGTGTTTATTCAGGAGAAGATCTTTTACAAAAAGTTCCTGAGATAAATGAAATAGCAGAAGTTGCTATCGTTCAATTGGCTAATTTTAGTAGTACCTGTATGAAAAGTTCACATTGGTTAGAATTACAAGCTATGGTTAATCGTGCACTTAATGAAGATAGCTATGATGGCGTTGTCGTAACACATGGAACGAATACTTTAGAAGAGACTGCTTATTTTTTACATTTAACAATGAATAGTAATAAACCTGTCGTTTGTGTAGGAGCACAGCGCCCTTCTACAGCTATTGGTTCTGATGCAATTAGTAATCTTTTTAATGCGATTAGGGTTGCAGTAGATGAAAAATCTACTGGTAAAGGAGTGCTTGTTGTTTCTAACAATGATATTAACTGTGCTCGTGAAGTTGCAAAAATAAGTACGTACCGTTTGGAGACTTTTCAATCAGGTGAATTGGGATTTTTAGGTTATATTGACCCGGATGATACCATTCACTATTATCGAAGTCCTGTTAGAAAGCATACGGTTCAATCCATCTTTGCGAAAACTTCAGCTATAAAATTACCCCATGTCGCCATTGTTTATTCTTATGCAGGTGTTGATGGCGATCTGATTCGTTTTATTTCAAACAGTAAAAAATACTCCGGTATCGTTATAGCTGGAACTGGGGCAGGTCGATGTTCACCAGAAGAAAGTGCCGCACTTAAAGAAGCAGTAGAAAGTGGAATGGTAGTGGTCAGAAGTCGACGAGTTCATGAAGGACGTGTTGTTCCAATTGATAGCTTTAATGAATTTGCATGTGTTACTGCGGATAACTTATCACCACAAAAATCCAGAATATTACTTATGCTCGCTCTCACTTTAACTGATAGTTTATCAGATATACAAGAGATATTTAATGAATATTAA
- a CDS encoding BglG family transcription antiterminator has product MLRRFLSNNASFSISELAKEYGVSERTIRYDLEEIDDFLNENEFSPLERVIKMEILLPSNKADKNKLFKLLSKDNEKNYIYTSEERIDIMTLILGLSKDYVTLNKLSHVLDVSRGTIKNDLKKLKRELSFLNLSIESMPHYGIKIVGNELNIRKRIVYLLFHRFKLLSTSKVLKENAVPLGDNIYEEILANLGNIHLNYLKKLVGVVEIELDKKISYDSFSLLFYYLLSMVIRLKNGFTLNKDSSNYKSLLGSIEYRAASTIKRLIKYKDDSFIISQEETGIIAELISGSQIMHTDDFYLEKDVKLRIIVKHLISDVSKKINIDLTRDSHLFYSLLEHLRPALQRFDNQAFISNNIVQEIRTDYKELFIIVSESLALLELGTEEIAYLTIHFLSSIERLLPKKQKKPKVLLVCNSGIGTVNLIEARVKKNLEVYIVDAIPLHDLERTLQMDKVDLIISTIRIFVMDIPCIFVNPFITEEDLDNIQQNLFSIKQRNRSMNNRLKDYFSNCPYSKTDKKRGNCANAKEKDVQIGVVYEPMLKDVLTVETTRLNVKVDDWEEAVKKGGELLLQNGYIEQPYIDAMIQSVRDNGPYIVIASGIAMPHARPGEFVNKIGFSLITLQNPVNFGHKKNDPVSTVISLCGVDHSTHLRALQGLMKYLNDRQFLELLKNETEEQKIIDYINKK; this is encoded by the coding sequence ATACTGCGTCGTTTCTTAAGTAACAATGCTTCTTTTTCCATCTCGGAGCTTGCAAAAGAGTACGGGGTAAGTGAAAGAACAATACGTTATGATTTGGAAGAAATTGATGATTTTTTAAATGAAAACGAATTCAGTCCGTTAGAACGAGTTATTAAAATGGAGATTCTTTTACCTAGTAACAAAGCAGATAAAAATAAACTATTTAAATTATTAAGCAAGGATAATGAGAAAAACTACATTTATACTTCTGAAGAGCGTATAGATATTATGACTCTCATTTTAGGATTAAGTAAGGATTATGTTACTCTAAATAAACTCTCACATGTTTTGGATGTAAGTAGAGGGACCATTAAAAATGATCTTAAAAAATTAAAAAGAGAATTATCCTTTTTAAATTTATCCATTGAATCTATGCCTCATTATGGGATAAAAATCGTAGGAAATGAATTAAATATTCGAAAGAGAATAGTTTATCTTCTCTTTCACCGCTTTAAGTTACTTTCAACTTCGAAAGTATTGAAAGAGAATGCTGTTCCTCTAGGAGATAATATTTATGAAGAAATTTTAGCAAACTTAGGAAATATTCATTTAAACTATCTAAAAAAATTGGTTGGGGTAGTGGAAATAGAATTAGATAAAAAGATTTCTTATGATTCCTTTAGCTTGTTATTTTATTATCTTCTTTCAATGGTTATTCGTTTAAAAAATGGCTTTACTTTAAATAAAGATAGTTCGAATTATAAAAGCTTATTAGGATCGATTGAGTATAGAGCTGCTTCTACGATAAAGCGATTAATCAAATACAAAGACGATTCATTCATCATTTCTCAAGAAGAGACTGGTATCATTGCAGAATTAATTTCCGGGTCCCAAATCATGCATACTGATGACTTTTATTTAGAAAAAGATGTGAAATTAAGAATAATTGTTAAACACTTAATAAGTGATGTTAGTAAAAAAATAAATATCGATTTAACTAGAGATTCTCATTTATTCTATTCACTGCTAGAGCATTTGCGACCAGCTCTCCAAAGATTCGATAATCAAGCTTTCATAAGTAACAATATAGTACAGGAGATACGAACGGATTATAAAGAGTTATTTATAATTGTCTCGGAAAGCCTTGCACTTTTAGAGTTGGGGACAGAGGAAATAGCTTATCTGACCATCCATTTTTTATCCAGTATTGAACGGTTACTGCCGAAGAAGCAAAAAAAGCCGAAAGTACTACTTGTTTGTAATAGTGGGATTGGGACTGTAAATTTGATAGAAGCCCGTGTGAAGAAAAATCTAGAAGTCTATATAGTCGATGCGATCCCCCTACATGATCTAGAAAGAACTTTACAAATGGATAAAGTAGATTTGATTATCTCAACGATACGAATATTTGTAATGGATATACCTTGTATTTTTGTAAATCCGTTTATAACGGAAGAAGATTTGGATAACATCCAACAAAATTTGTTCAGTATTAAACAAAGAAATAGGTCTATGAATAATAGATTAAAAGATTATTTCAGTAATTGCCCTTATTCAAAAACAGATAAAAAAAGGGGAAATTGTGCTAATGCAAAAGAAAAAGATGTACAGATTGGGGTTGTTTATGAACCAATGCTTAAAGATGTGTTAACGGTTGAGACAACAAGATTAAATGTTAAGGTGGACGACTGGGAAGAAGCTGTAAAGAAAGGTGGTGAACTACTTCTTCAAAACGGGTATATTGAACAGCCTTATATTGATGCCATGATTCAAAGTGTTAGAGACAATGGGCCGTACATTGTGATCGCTTCCGGGATTGCTATGCCACATGCTAGACCAGGCGAATTTGTAAATAAGATCGGGTTCAGCTTAATAACATTACAAAATCCTGTGAATTTTGGACATAAAAAGAACGATCCTGTTTCTACAGTTATATCTTTGTGCGGAGTTGATCATTCTACCCATTTGCGTGCTCTTCAAGGTTTGATGAAGTATTTAAATGACAGACAATTTTTAGAGTTACTGAAGAATGAAACGGAAGAGCAAAAAATCATAGATTATATAAATAAGAAGTAA